A stretch of Anolis sagrei isolate rAnoSag1 chromosome X, rAnoSag1.mat, whole genome shotgun sequence DNA encodes these proteins:
- the TCN2 gene encoding transcobalamin-2, with protein sequence MAGMGSRWLWFFPILQILISSVQLCEIPSGNGHRVASLSAELLALAHDATREPDPNIYLGLRLTKHHSLEKERLYLERLKGVYQPNNSSDQVAVKYQEQPGTGRLALYLLALRAACHNMETPEAHRLVTQLKLHLHKEKEEIGSENLGQPLTNYYQYGLGLLALCIHGKMADVHVIHRLLHAEEHSRLGIHGKLSVDTEAMAGLAFACLQRATFYPPELGVKLHQSVERVKAKVLQAQTPEGAFGNIYSSPLAAQFLLAVGQSQKEPKCPKGMTSLLQHLEQGDSQDVLFKSQLLPVLNGKSYLDIASMECHTERDGLALGTPSPTAPHATRPSKQIAVQLIVKQPPRKLPLFRRVLTVAQGSSLLDVLNVASREDRAPLTFETKETFSGPFLMALMGVKAQEGERKYWKILRAPSSLLEQGLADYIPQDKETIILRFSPW encoded by the exons ATGGCAGGGATGGGGTCCAGGTGGCTGTGGTTCTTCCCCATCCTCCAGATCCTCATCTCCTCAGTGCAGCTTTGCG AAATCCCATCAGGAAACGGGCACCGCGTGGCTTCCTTGAGCGCAGAGCTCTTGGCGCTGGCTCACGATGCCACCCGGGAGCCTGACCCCAACATCTACCTGGGACTCCGTCTTACCAAGCACCACAGCCTGGAGAAGGAGCGCCTCTACCTGGAGCGGCTCAAGGGGGTCTATCAGCCCAACAACAGCAG TGATCAGGTGGCTGTCAAGTATCAGGAGCAGCCTGGCACGGGCCGCTTGGCACTTTACCTGTTGGCATTACGCGCAGCCTGCCACAACATGGAGACGCCTGAGGCCCACCGGCTGGTCACTCAGCTGAAGCTTCACCTGcacaaggagaaggaggagatag GTTCTGAGAACCTCGGCCAGCCCCTCACCAACTACTACCAGTATGGCTTGGGGCTGTTGGCCCTGTGCATCCACGGGAAGATGGCCGATGTGCACGTGATCCACAGGCTCTTGCACGCTGAGGAGCACAGCCGGCTTGGGATCCATGGCAAGCTTTCTGTGG ACACGGAGGCCATGGCAGGGCTGGCCTTTGCCTGCTTGCAGCGGGCCACCTTCTACCCACCAGAGCTGGGGGTCAAACTGCACCAGTCTGTGGAGCGAGTGAAGGCGAAAGTCTTGCAGGCCCAGACTCCCGAGGGGGCCTTTGGGAACATCTACAGCAGCCCTCTTGCAGCTCAG TTCCTCCTTGCCGTGGGGCAGAGCCAGAAGGAGCCCAAGTGCCCCAAGGGCATGACCTCCCTCCTCCAGCACCTGGAGCAGGGAGACTCCCAGGACGTCCTTTTCAAGTCCCAACTCTTGCCTGTCCTGAATGGCAAGAGCTACCTGGACATTGCCAGCATGGAGTGCCACACAGAGAGAG ATGGTTTGGCCCTTGGCACTCCCTCACCCACAGCACCACATGCCACCCGGCCAAGCAAACAAATAGCCGTCCAGCTGATTGTGAAGCAACCGCCTCGCAAGCTGCCCCTCTTCCGGCGGGTGCTGACGGTGGCCCAGGGCTCCTCTCTGCTGGATGTGCTGAATGTGGCCTCGAGGGAAGACAGGGCACCGCTCAC GTTTGAGACCAAGGAGACCTTTTCAGGCCCATTTCTGATGGCGCTGATGGGGGTGAAGGCCCAGGAAGGGGAGCGCAAGTACTGGAAGATCCTCCGGGCCCCCAGCAGCCTCCTGGAGCAAG